TTTGCGATGGCATTCAGCTCGGCCATGCCGAAGCGGTGCTGGCCGCCAGCATTTTTCACTTCGGCGAACACACGGTGCAGGAAGCGAAAGAAATGATGCAACAATCCGGAATCGAGGTACGGTTATGAGCGATCAGATGAAGAATGACATACTGTCGCAACTTGACGCGGTTTTGGAAGCCCGTAAGTCGGAATCACCCGACACCTCCTACGTGGCCAGCCTCTACGCCAAAGGCATCGACAAGATTCTCAAAAAAGTCGGCGAAGAAGCGACCGAAACCGTCATGGCCGCCAAGGATGCCGAGCACACCGGCAAAACCGACAACCTGGTCTACGAAGTGGCCGACCTCTGGT
The nucleotide sequence above comes from Hydrogenovibrio thermophilus. Encoded proteins:
- a CDS encoding phosphoribosyl-ATP diphosphatase, with product MKNDILSQLDAVLEARKSESPDTSYVASLYAKGIDKILKKVGEEATETVMAAKDAEHTGKTDNLVYEVADLWFHTLILLSQQGRSGDDVMQELQRRFGLSGHDEKASRSQNDS